A DNA window from Nitrospira sp. contains the following coding sequences:
- a CDS encoding hypothetical protein (Evidence 4 : Unknown function but conserved in other organisms; MaGe:77308959): MENSSLAEKIFSSLTRLGCDFRTKPFRYLTEADLQATLFDLLKKEIPEEIEVPVNNKTYKMPLVHSEYHSKVDLACLDRERSEQMIRDNQGKPCDKFLWTLPLFIGIELKLLRYEYKNYRGFFKSCLKDMEKLGKISQSKDSKHWLALAFIQNSESVGRVLEQADNQPENVTTIDQLDRIYLISPSGILRLPQHPVLKRP, encoded by the coding sequence ATGGAAAATTCATCCTTAGCCGAGAAGATCTTCTCCTCTCTAACACGTCTCGGATGCGACTTTCGGACAAAACCCTTTCGATATCTTACAGAAGCTGACCTGCAAGCCACCTTATTTGATCTCCTGAAAAAAGAGATACCCGAGGAGATTGAAGTTCCAGTCAACAACAAAACATATAAGATGCCCCTGGTCCATTCCGAGTATCACAGCAAGGTAGACCTGGCATGTTTAGATCGTGAAAGATCTGAACAAATGATAAGAGACAACCAGGGCAAGCCATGTGACAAATTTCTATGGACGCTTCCTCTTTTTATCGGAATCGAATTAAAGCTGCTGAGATATGAGTACAAGAACTACAGGGGCTTTTTTAAATCGTGCCTAAAGGACATGGAGAAGCTGGGAAAGATATCTCAGTCTAAAGATTCTAAACATTGGCTCGCCCTAGCGTTCATTCAAAATAGCGAATCAGTGGGAAGGGTTCTTGAGCAGGCAGACAACCAGCCCGAAAATGTCACAACAATTGACCAACTCGACCGCATTTATCTTATCTCCCCTAGCGGCATTCTTAGACTCCCGCAACATCCAGTGCTAAAGAGGCCCTAA